A genomic segment from Paenibacillus sp. encodes:
- a CDS encoding WxcM-like domain-containing protein, whose product MADLGFEMIPIQPYEDQRGSLKKIIMKSLLQEVAEIQEVYLLYSEKDSVRGNHYHKRTLEYFTVVSGTAKITLMHLDTSTVKEIYVSSHDHLVIKVPPYVAHAFKNEADQPLIMLAVSSKEYDKQDTDTFPMEIMK is encoded by the coding sequence ATGGCGGATCTCGGCTTTGAAATGATTCCGATACAGCCGTACGAGGATCAGCGCGGAAGCCTTAAAAAAATCATAATGAAAAGTCTTTTGCAAGAGGTTGCGGAAATCCAAGAAGTATATTTGCTCTATTCCGAAAAGGATAGCGTAAGGGGCAATCATTACCACAAAAGGACGCTGGAATATTTCACAGTGGTAAGCGGCACAGCGAAAATCACCCTGATGCATTTGGACACAAGCACGGTGAAAGAAATCTATGTTTCATCCCATGATCATCTGGTGATTAAAGTCCCGCCGTACGTCGCGCATGCGTTCAAAAACGAGGCAGATCAGCCGTTAATCATGCTGGCCGTTTCTTCCAAAGAGTACGATAAGCAGGATACGGACACTTTCCC